One segment of Trachemys scripta elegans isolate TJP31775 chromosome 1, CAS_Tse_1.0, whole genome shotgun sequence DNA contains the following:
- the LOC117870760 gene encoding F-box only protein 36-like: MTSLLQDKLYEIHSQAPSPSKDFHHFTITKTEVIWRSWRISLRPNQEKIFPKEVRKPHSDFLLDEQLHKQVQNIFGNKMLEYTLNLCQGCYDFLTRMPDNLIMHILSFLNSDDIRELSKTCKKFQQLCSSEELWERIRLLEDKHTHDLKMMRFPVYKKLTYVNQKPSHQKQMQRRQTTFF, translated from the exons ATGACTTCCCTCCTGCAAGATAAACTTTATGAGATCCATAGTCAGGCTCCTTCTCCCAGCAAAGACTTCCATCACTTTACCATCACCAAAACAGAG GTGATCTGGAGGTCATGGAGGATTTCCTTGCGGCCTAATCAAGAAAAGATTTTCCCAAAGGAAGTGAGGAAACCCCACAGTGATTTTTTGCTGGATGAACAGTTACACA AGCAAGTGCAGAATATCTTTGGTAACAAGATGCTGGAATACACGCTGAATTTGTGTCAGGGATGTTATGATTTCCTAACTCGAATGCCTGATAACCTGATTATGCACATCCTGTCATTTCTTAACTCAGATGACATCAGAGAGCTGTCAAAAACTTGCAAGAAGTTTCAGCAG ttatGTAGCAGTGAAGAACTTTGGGAAAGAATTAGACTGCTAGAAGATAAACACACTCATGATCTGAAGATGATGAGGTTTCCAGTTTACAAGAAGCTAACGTACGTCAATCAAAAGCCCAGTCATCAGAAGCAGATGCAGAGAAGACAGACCACATTCTTTTAA